One region of Oryza sativa Japonica Group chromosome 10, ASM3414082v1 genomic DNA includes:
- the LOC107275712 gene encoding mannose/glucose-specific lectin: MTIGLPVREGVSSAKLTLIVACFLLPFLVEAESRAPAPLSFSFDFSNSASYRLEDLLFEGNASEPSNKLVDLTCNEFAETIHKCKGRMSYAHAVKFYDATTGEVASFSTRFTFAIAIRSDISNPTDTKGDGLAFFLAAYPSTIPSNSDGGNLGLLATNHSKAYGTDRFIAVEFDTYNNIWDPNKTYDHMGVDISAIESANTTSLPSYSLNGTMTASISFNSSTRMLLANLHFDDHPSFQPAEVSAILPDPVTLLPQEVSVGFSAATGGSGSELHQILSWSFNSTLGLALYC, translated from the coding sequence ATGACGATAGGCTTGCCAGTAAGAGAAGGTGTGAGCAGCGCGAAGCTCACCCTCATCGTAGCGTGTTTTCTGCTACCGTTTCTTGTCGAGGCTGAATCGCGGGCACCGGCGCCACTCTCCTTCAGCTTCGACTTCTCCAATTCAGCCAGCTACCGCCTGGAGGACCTCCTGTTCGAGGGCAACGCAAGCGAGCCCAGCAACAAGCTGGTGGACCTCACCTGCAACGAGTTCGCGGAGACGATCCACAAGTGCAAGGGGCGGATGTCGTACGCCCACGCCGTGAAGTTCTACGACGCCACCACGGGCGAGGTGGCCAGCTTCAGCACGCGATTCACCTTCGCTATCGCCATCAGAAGCGACATCAGCAACCCGACGGACACAAAGGGGGACGGgctggccttcttcctcgctgCTTACCCATCAACGATTCCATCGAATTCAGATGGAGGCAACCTTGGCCTCCTTGCCACCAATCATTCGAAGGCCTACGGCACAGACCGGTTCATCGCCGTCGAGTTCGACACATACAACAACATCTGGGACCCCAATAAGACCTACGACCACATGGGCGTCGACATCAGCGCCATCGAGTCGGCTAACACGACAAGTTTGCCGAGCTACAGCCTGAATGGCACGATGACAGCCTCCATCAGTTTTAACAGCAGCACCCGGATGCTGCTTGCCAACCTGCATTTTGATGATCATCCATCGTTTCAACCGGCCGAGGTCAGTGCGATTTTGCCGGATCCGGTCACATTGCTTCCACAAGAGGTATCCGTTGGGTTTTCCGCAGCCACCGGCGGCTCTGGCAGTGAGCTCCATCAGATACTTTCATGGTCCTTCAACTCCACTCTTGGTTTGGCCCTCTACTGCTAA
- the LOC112936658 gene encoding E3 ubiquitin-protein ligase RDUF2, with protein MASSPSSSFSSSPSAAGAAPASSSYWCYNCDPFVRAAPHKDSAVAYPNYGGGILEEMGAPPPCTAYLRHPCAHHAKDLRLRRTCCADAVAAADDRSPFNPVIVLCRSPAAVAAGDDDSLATVTSFELFYDDGVGSGLRPLPETMSDFLMGSAFERLLDQLTQIEAGGLSRARENPPASKASISMPRGRPLAQFNRRRGDRKSDGSGMVLILEISSDM; from the coding sequence ATggcttcttccccttcctcttccttctcctcctccccttccgctGCCGGTGCTgcgccggcgtcctcctcctacTGGTGCTACAATTGCGACCCCTTCGTGCGTGCCGCCCCTCACAAAGACTCCGCTGTCGCCTACCCGAACTACGGCGGCGGCATCCTCGAGGAGATGGGTGCACCCCCACCGTGCACCGCCTACCTCCGCCACCCGTGCGCGCACCACGCCAAAGACCTGCGCCTGCGACGGACATGCTGCGCTGACGCAGTGGCGGCAGCCGATGACCGCTCGCCGTTCAACCCCGTCATCGTGCTTTGCCGCTCCCCCGCTGCCGTAGCTGCCGGCGACGATGACTCCCTCGCCACGGTTACTAGCTTCGAGCTCTTCTACGACGACGGCGTGGGCTCCGGCCTCCGCCCGCTCCCGGAGACCATGTCGGACTTCCTCATGGGCTCCGCCTTCGAGCGTCTCCTCGACCAGCTCACCCAGATCGAAGCCGGCGGCCTCTCCCGCGCAAGGGAGAACCCGCCGGCCTCCAAGGCCTCCATCTCCATGCCGCGGGGCCGCCCACTCGCCCAGTTCAATCGCCGGAGAGGAGACAGAAAAAGTgacgggagtggcatggttttaattttagaaatttcgaGTGACATGTAG
- the LOC107278969 gene encoding uncharacterized protein, protein MDNNSGKGGSTHASWTSAMSSFMLSHLANVVAGGTRTSSGFKAVHLNACARAVNERFNSTLTGEQIKNHLKTWQRKFSKINRLRKVSAAGWDEKNFIITLDDEHYNGYIEDHKADANYFNKPLAHYGEMLTIFGSTMATGKYAKDSSSVLGTEDVQDDNDEENDGPATTDDRAEASSASKPKKAKTQENEDDGLIGAFTSVGDKLASAILKVAEPDNKLPEGLFDTLKTLPGFEEVHRSFYYAHLVANPHIARAFDGLPFENKMHWFAMFISEKFPGST, encoded by the exons ATGGATAACAACAGTGGCAAGGGAGGAAGCACCCATGCTTCATGGACCTCAGCTATGTCCTCTTTCATGCTTTCTCACCTAGCTAATGTTGTTGCTGGTGGCACAAGGACCTCATCTGGTTTCAAGGCAGTCCATCTCAATGCATGTGCTAGGGCGGTCAATGAAAGGTTCAATAGTACTCTCACGGGTGAGCAAATTAAGAACCATTTGAAGACATGGCAAAGAAAGTTCTCGAAGATAAATAGGCTTAGGAAAGTGAGTGCTGCTGGTTGGGATGAGAAAAACTTCATTATTACTCTTGATGATGAGCACTATAATGGTTATATTGAG GATCACAAGGCTGATGCGAATTATTTTAACAAACCTCTTGCACACTATGGTGAGATGCTTACAATATTTGGTAGCACCATGGCTACAGGAAAGTATGCAAAGGACTCAAGTTCAGTCCTAGGAACAGAGGATGTCCAAGATGACAATGATGAAGAAAATGATGGTCCTGCCACTACTGATGATCGTGCGGAGGCATCATCTGCAAGTAAGCCAAAGAAAGCAAAAACACAAGAGAATGAAGATGACGGGCTGATTGGTGCATTCACTAGTGTTGGTGACAAGCTTGCCTCTGCTATACTAAAGGTCGCCGAGCCGGACAATAAGCTTCCAGAAGGTTTATTTGACACATTGAAAACCCTTCCTGGTTTTGAGGAGGTCCATAGATCATTTTACTATGCTCATTTGGTTGCCAACCCTCATATTGCTAGAGCATTCGATGGACTTCCATTTGAAAACAAGATGCATTGGTTTGCTATGTTCATTAGTGAAAAGTTCCCTGGATCAACATAG